A region from the Vicia villosa cultivar HV-30 ecotype Madison, WI linkage group LG3, Vvil1.0, whole genome shotgun sequence genome encodes:
- the LOC131661455 gene encoding probable LRR receptor-like serine/threonine-protein kinase At5g10290 isoform X2, with protein MYVEMKLVSILLLLLATVYSFALPQLDLQEDALYALKLSLNASPSQLTNWNKNQVNPCTWSGVYCDQNTNVVQVSLAFMGLTGTLTPRIGALKSLTTLSLQGNRITGEIPKEFGNLTSLVRLDLENNMLTGEIPSSLGNLKRLQFLTLSQNNLKGTIPESLSSVPNLINLFTGNKLNCGVGYQHLCISDSANEGSSHKSKIGLIVGTVIGLILLLFLGSVLFFWCKGYKREVFEDVPGEVDRRITLGQIKKFSWRELQIATDNFNEKNVLGQGGFGKVYKGDLADGTKIAVKRLTDYESPGGDQAFQREVEMISVAVHRNLLRLIGFCSTPTERLLVYPFMENLSVASRLRELKPGESVLNWATRKGVALGTARGLEYLHEQCDPKIIHRDVKAANILLDGDFEAVVGDFGLAKLVDVQRTNVTTQIRGTMGHIAPEYLSTGKSSEKTDVFSYGVMLLELVTGQRAIDFSRLEDEDDVLLLDHVKKLQREKKLDAIVDSNLKKEYNIEEVEMIVQVALLCAQAMPEERPAMSEVVRMLEGEGLTERWEEWQHVEVTRRQDTERLQRRFAWGEDSIHNQEAIELSGGR; from the exons ATGTATGTGGAAATGAAACTAGTGTCTATTCTATTGTTATTGTTGGCTACCGTTTATTCTTTTGCACTTCCTCAGCTTGATTTACAAG AAGATGCGCTATATGCATTGAAGTTATCTCTGAATGCTTCACCCAGCCAGCTTACAAACTGGAACAAAAATCAAGTAAACCCTTGTACTTGGTCCGGTGTTTACTGCGACCAGAATACCAATGTTGTTCAAGT TTCACTAGCTTTTATGGGATTGACTGGAACCTTGACACCGAGAATAGGAGCTCTAAAAAGTCTTACAACTCT TTCTTTACAAGGGAATCGCATCACTGGTGAGATACCAAAAGAATTTGGAAATCTTACCAGCTTAGTGAGATTGGATCTGGAAAACAACATGTTAACCGGTGAAATACCGTCTTCCCTTGGTAATCTTAAAAGGCTTCAATTCTT GACATTGAGTCAGAACAATCTCAAAGGGACTATTCCTGAATCACTTAGCAGTGTCCCAAACTTGATCAATCT TTTCACTGGAAATAAGTTGAATTGTGGCGTGGGTTATCAGCACCTTTGCATATCTGATAGTGCAAATGAAG GTTCTTCACACAAATCAAAAATAGGCCTCATAGTTGGAACAGTTATaggtttaattcttcttctttttcttggtagcgttttgtttttctggtgcaAAGGGTACAAGCGTGAAGTTTTTGAAGATGTTCCAG GTGAAGTTGATCGGCGAATCACATTAGGTCAAATAAAAAAGTTTTCCTGGAGAGAACTACAGATAGCTACAGACAACTTCAACGAGAAAAATGTATTAGGACAGGGAGGCTTTGGAAAGGTTTACAAAGGTGATTTAGCAGATGGGACAAAAATTGCAGTAAAACGGCTAACTGATTATGAAAGTCCCGGGGGTGATCAAGCTTTCCAGCGGGAGGTTGAGATGATAAGCGTAGCTGTCCATAGGAACCTTTTACGCCTCATTGGATTTTGTTCTACTCCAACTGAACGCCTCTTAGTTTATCCTTTCATGGAAAACTTAAGTGTTGCTTCTCGACTACGAG AGCTCAAACCTGGGGAATCCGTTTTGAATTGGGCTACAAGAAAAGGAGTGGCTCTTGGAACGGCCCGAGGCCTTGAATATCTTCATGAACAATGTGATCCTAAAATTATTCATAGAGATGTAAAGGCAGCAAACATATTATTAGATGGAGATTTTGAAGCAGTTGTCGGGGACTTTGGTTTGGCAAAACTGGTTGATGTTCAAAGGACTAACGTGACAACTCAAATTCGTGGGACAATGGGCCATATAGCTCCTGAATACTTGTCTACAGGAAAGTCTTCAGAAAAGACAGATGTTTTTAGTTACGGGGTTATGCTTTTGGAGCTTGTAACAGGTCAACGTGCGATTGACTTTTCACGtttggaagatgaagatgatgtgttattgcttgaCCAT GTGAAGAAGCTACAGCGGGAGAAAAAACTAGATGCTATTGTTGACAGCAACCTTAAAAAAGAGTACAACATAGAAGAGGTTGAAATGATAGTACAGGTTGCATTACTGTGCGCACAAGCTATGCCAGAGGAACGTCCGGCAATGTCAGAGGTAGTAAGAATGTTGGAGGGAGAAGGGCTGACTGAAAGGTGGGAAGAATGGCAGCATGTGGAGGTTACTCGGAGGCAAGACACAGAGAGACTGCAAAGAAGATTTGCATGGGGAGAAGATTCGATTCATAACCAAGAGGCCATCGAGTTGTCGGGTGGAAGATGA
- the LOC131661455 gene encoding probable LRR receptor-like serine/threonine-protein kinase At5g10290 isoform X1, translated as MYVEMKLVSILLLLLATVYSFALPQLDLQEDALYALKLSLNASPSQLTNWNKNQVNPCTWSGVYCDQNTNVVQVSLAFMGLTGTLTPRIGALKSLTTLSLQGNRITGEIPKEFGNLTSLVRLDLENNMLTGEIPSSLGNLKRLQFLTLSQNNLKGTIPESLSSVPNLINLLLDSNDLRGQIPEQLFNVPKYNFTGNKLNCGVGYQHLCISDSANEGSSHKSKIGLIVGTVIGLILLLFLGSVLFFWCKGYKREVFEDVPGEVDRRITLGQIKKFSWRELQIATDNFNEKNVLGQGGFGKVYKGDLADGTKIAVKRLTDYESPGGDQAFQREVEMISVAVHRNLLRLIGFCSTPTERLLVYPFMENLSVASRLRELKPGESVLNWATRKGVALGTARGLEYLHEQCDPKIIHRDVKAANILLDGDFEAVVGDFGLAKLVDVQRTNVTTQIRGTMGHIAPEYLSTGKSSEKTDVFSYGVMLLELVTGQRAIDFSRLEDEDDVLLLDHVKKLQREKKLDAIVDSNLKKEYNIEEVEMIVQVALLCAQAMPEERPAMSEVVRMLEGEGLTERWEEWQHVEVTRRQDTERLQRRFAWGEDSIHNQEAIELSGGR; from the exons ATGTATGTGGAAATGAAACTAGTGTCTATTCTATTGTTATTGTTGGCTACCGTTTATTCTTTTGCACTTCCTCAGCTTGATTTACAAG AAGATGCGCTATATGCATTGAAGTTATCTCTGAATGCTTCACCCAGCCAGCTTACAAACTGGAACAAAAATCAAGTAAACCCTTGTACTTGGTCCGGTGTTTACTGCGACCAGAATACCAATGTTGTTCAAGT TTCACTAGCTTTTATGGGATTGACTGGAACCTTGACACCGAGAATAGGAGCTCTAAAAAGTCTTACAACTCT TTCTTTACAAGGGAATCGCATCACTGGTGAGATACCAAAAGAATTTGGAAATCTTACCAGCTTAGTGAGATTGGATCTGGAAAACAACATGTTAACCGGTGAAATACCGTCTTCCCTTGGTAATCTTAAAAGGCTTCAATTCTT GACATTGAGTCAGAACAATCTCAAAGGGACTATTCCTGAATCACTTAGCAGTGTCCCAAACTTGATCAATCT TCTGTTAGATTCAAATGATCTTAGAGGACAGATTCCAGAGCAGTTATTCAATGTTCCTAAGTACAA TTTCACTGGAAATAAGTTGAATTGTGGCGTGGGTTATCAGCACCTTTGCATATCTGATAGTGCAAATGAAG GTTCTTCACACAAATCAAAAATAGGCCTCATAGTTGGAACAGTTATaggtttaattcttcttctttttcttggtagcgttttgtttttctggtgcaAAGGGTACAAGCGTGAAGTTTTTGAAGATGTTCCAG GTGAAGTTGATCGGCGAATCACATTAGGTCAAATAAAAAAGTTTTCCTGGAGAGAACTACAGATAGCTACAGACAACTTCAACGAGAAAAATGTATTAGGACAGGGAGGCTTTGGAAAGGTTTACAAAGGTGATTTAGCAGATGGGACAAAAATTGCAGTAAAACGGCTAACTGATTATGAAAGTCCCGGGGGTGATCAAGCTTTCCAGCGGGAGGTTGAGATGATAAGCGTAGCTGTCCATAGGAACCTTTTACGCCTCATTGGATTTTGTTCTACTCCAACTGAACGCCTCTTAGTTTATCCTTTCATGGAAAACTTAAGTGTTGCTTCTCGACTACGAG AGCTCAAACCTGGGGAATCCGTTTTGAATTGGGCTACAAGAAAAGGAGTGGCTCTTGGAACGGCCCGAGGCCTTGAATATCTTCATGAACAATGTGATCCTAAAATTATTCATAGAGATGTAAAGGCAGCAAACATATTATTAGATGGAGATTTTGAAGCAGTTGTCGGGGACTTTGGTTTGGCAAAACTGGTTGATGTTCAAAGGACTAACGTGACAACTCAAATTCGTGGGACAATGGGCCATATAGCTCCTGAATACTTGTCTACAGGAAAGTCTTCAGAAAAGACAGATGTTTTTAGTTACGGGGTTATGCTTTTGGAGCTTGTAACAGGTCAACGTGCGATTGACTTTTCACGtttggaagatgaagatgatgtgttattgcttgaCCAT GTGAAGAAGCTACAGCGGGAGAAAAAACTAGATGCTATTGTTGACAGCAACCTTAAAAAAGAGTACAACATAGAAGAGGTTGAAATGATAGTACAGGTTGCATTACTGTGCGCACAAGCTATGCCAGAGGAACGTCCGGCAATGTCAGAGGTAGTAAGAATGTTGGAGGGAGAAGGGCTGACTGAAAGGTGGGAAGAATGGCAGCATGTGGAGGTTACTCGGAGGCAAGACACAGAGAGACTGCAAAGAAGATTTGCATGGGGAGAAGATTCGATTCATAACCAAGAGGCCATCGAGTTGTCGGGTGGAAGATGA
- the LOC131661455 gene encoding probable LRR receptor-like serine/threonine-protein kinase At5g10290 isoform X3 has translation MLHPASLQTGTKINSLAFMGLTGTLTPRIGALKSLTTLSLQGNRITGEIPKEFGNLTSLVRLDLENNMLTGEIPSSLGNLKRLQFLTLSQNNLKGTIPESLSSVPNLINLLLDSNDLRGQIPEQLFNVPKYNFTGNKLNCGVGYQHLCISDSANEGSSHKSKIGLIVGTVIGLILLLFLGSVLFFWCKGYKREVFEDVPGEVDRRITLGQIKKFSWRELQIATDNFNEKNVLGQGGFGKVYKGDLADGTKIAVKRLTDYESPGGDQAFQREVEMISVAVHRNLLRLIGFCSTPTERLLVYPFMENLSVASRLRELKPGESVLNWATRKGVALGTARGLEYLHEQCDPKIIHRDVKAANILLDGDFEAVVGDFGLAKLVDVQRTNVTTQIRGTMGHIAPEYLSTGKSSEKTDVFSYGVMLLELVTGQRAIDFSRLEDEDDVLLLDHVKKLQREKKLDAIVDSNLKKEYNIEEVEMIVQVALLCAQAMPEERPAMSEVVRMLEGEGLTERWEEWQHVEVTRRQDTERLQRRFAWGEDSIHNQEAIELSGGR, from the exons ATGCTTCACCCAGCCAGCTTACAAACTGGAACAAAAATCAA TTCACTAGCTTTTATGGGATTGACTGGAACCTTGACACCGAGAATAGGAGCTCTAAAAAGTCTTACAACTCT TTCTTTACAAGGGAATCGCATCACTGGTGAGATACCAAAAGAATTTGGAAATCTTACCAGCTTAGTGAGATTGGATCTGGAAAACAACATGTTAACCGGTGAAATACCGTCTTCCCTTGGTAATCTTAAAAGGCTTCAATTCTT GACATTGAGTCAGAACAATCTCAAAGGGACTATTCCTGAATCACTTAGCAGTGTCCCAAACTTGATCAATCT TCTGTTAGATTCAAATGATCTTAGAGGACAGATTCCAGAGCAGTTATTCAATGTTCCTAAGTACAA TTTCACTGGAAATAAGTTGAATTGTGGCGTGGGTTATCAGCACCTTTGCATATCTGATAGTGCAAATGAAG GTTCTTCACACAAATCAAAAATAGGCCTCATAGTTGGAACAGTTATaggtttaattcttcttctttttcttggtagcgttttgtttttctggtgcaAAGGGTACAAGCGTGAAGTTTTTGAAGATGTTCCAG GTGAAGTTGATCGGCGAATCACATTAGGTCAAATAAAAAAGTTTTCCTGGAGAGAACTACAGATAGCTACAGACAACTTCAACGAGAAAAATGTATTAGGACAGGGAGGCTTTGGAAAGGTTTACAAAGGTGATTTAGCAGATGGGACAAAAATTGCAGTAAAACGGCTAACTGATTATGAAAGTCCCGGGGGTGATCAAGCTTTCCAGCGGGAGGTTGAGATGATAAGCGTAGCTGTCCATAGGAACCTTTTACGCCTCATTGGATTTTGTTCTACTCCAACTGAACGCCTCTTAGTTTATCCTTTCATGGAAAACTTAAGTGTTGCTTCTCGACTACGAG AGCTCAAACCTGGGGAATCCGTTTTGAATTGGGCTACAAGAAAAGGAGTGGCTCTTGGAACGGCCCGAGGCCTTGAATATCTTCATGAACAATGTGATCCTAAAATTATTCATAGAGATGTAAAGGCAGCAAACATATTATTAGATGGAGATTTTGAAGCAGTTGTCGGGGACTTTGGTTTGGCAAAACTGGTTGATGTTCAAAGGACTAACGTGACAACTCAAATTCGTGGGACAATGGGCCATATAGCTCCTGAATACTTGTCTACAGGAAAGTCTTCAGAAAAGACAGATGTTTTTAGTTACGGGGTTATGCTTTTGGAGCTTGTAACAGGTCAACGTGCGATTGACTTTTCACGtttggaagatgaagatgatgtgttattgcttgaCCAT GTGAAGAAGCTACAGCGGGAGAAAAAACTAGATGCTATTGTTGACAGCAACCTTAAAAAAGAGTACAACATAGAAGAGGTTGAAATGATAGTACAGGTTGCATTACTGTGCGCACAAGCTATGCCAGAGGAACGTCCGGCAATGTCAGAGGTAGTAAGAATGTTGGAGGGAGAAGGGCTGACTGAAAGGTGGGAAGAATGGCAGCATGTGGAGGTTACTCGGAGGCAAGACACAGAGAGACTGCAAAGAAGATTTGCATGGGGAGAAGATTCGATTCATAACCAAGAGGCCATCGAGTTGTCGGGTGGAAGATGA